DNA sequence from the Hippopotamus amphibius kiboko isolate mHipAmp2 chromosome 1, mHipAmp2.hap2, whole genome shotgun sequence genome:
GGAGTACGTGGTAAACAGGCAAGTGACTTTCCCTccttgggcctcagcttcccttcctgtaaaatgggagtgaggAGGCCTGGGCTCTCAGAATGAGAGTCGTCGATGGCTCTTGGAGGAGTTCCTGTCCCCGTTCCCAAGTCCGCCCCAGCGGGGCTGTGGGGGCGGGATGGCCCCGAGGACGGCGGGTTTCCAACGGTGCGGGGCAGGTTCCGGGGAAGCGCGCTGCCGCCGCTCCCCCCGCGCTGGgaaaccccaaccccaacccgcGCCAGCCCAGGCCGCGCTGCCGCTTTAAGGTCGGGCGCGGCACCTGGAGCCGCCCTGGGCCGCGCCACCCGGGAGTCTCCGCCGCCCGGCGGCTTCGAGACGCGGATCCGAGGAGAGGTGGCGCGGGCCGCGCCCCGGAGCGCGAGTCCagggctgccgccgccgccgccgtcggcCGAGCCCGCAGCgggggcgggaggcgggaggcgggggcTGGTCATCCCCCGAGTCCACGGCCAAGCCGGACTCCACGCGCCCCTCGGCGCCCCGCCCGGGGGCCGAGCCCCTGCGGGGTGCAGCGGGCTCGGCACCGCTCCCACCGGGTCGGGTTGGCGACCGGACTGGCGCACGGCTGCGGACGAGACCCCGGGACCAGACCCGGAGCCGGACCTTAGTGCTTCCGCGGGCGCGGAGAGCGGGGCTGGGGGACGGGCGCCAGGGCCGCCCCTGACGCCGGGCGCCCCTGCAGACCGGAGGGACCGCCCTTCTCAGGTTCGCGCTGCCCTCGGGCGCGACGGCCACCATGACTTCATCCCCGCTGGGCTCGCCGGGCTGCCCGCGCCGGGACCAAGCCTGACCCTGGCGCGcgatggctgcgcccaaggtgGGTATAAGCTTCCTTCTCTCCCCGCCTTCGGGAGCATCTCGGCTGCTCCTTCCTAATCCAACCCCGCCTGGACCCCTTTCCTTCACCTTGACCTCGGGGGCTTGGTGGGCAGAGTCTGGACACCCAAGTCTCCTCCTGTGTTCTAACTCGCTGGGTGGCCTTGGCCAtggctctcagagcctcagtccCCCCAGGTTACATGAAAATGGTTTGGAACACTTCTTGTTCAGATTGTTTAGTTCTTTACAGAAAACTGGCACCTAAAATTCCCGGGGTGGTAGCAGggacaatacaatattattttgcccattttacagaggagggaactgagtcATGGAGAATCTAGGTACCTTAACCAATGTCAGAGCTAGGGTCCGTCCTCTCGGTCCAGCTCTGTCACTGTTTGCCATCTTGCCATCTCATTTTCACAACTTGCTCCTCCCTGGGAGGCAGCATtttgagctcagagaggttgagcagCCTGATCAAGGCCACAGAGCTAACAGAGTGGCTATAGTCAGAGGCAGTGGTAACTCTggctggtgggaggtggggttggCAGCAGCAGAAAGGCTTCTGGGAGGAGCTGGTGTTTGGCATGGGTCTtgaaggggggcgggggtgaaatTAGGGCCCTTAATGGGGACAGAGGGCTCCCTAGGTAGAGGGAGCAGCAGTTGTAGAGGACCCCACGTGGCAGCAGTTTGTGTGCATGGGTGGCGGGGATATGAGGGAGCTGGAAGGAGGAGGCCAGCCTGGCAGCCTGTCTGAGTGCCGGATTGGGAGAGGGTCTTCCCTTGGGTTGGCTTCAGGAGAGGGagccctttctttctcccccatCAGGGTCCAGGGTACACTACTGTAAAGGGTGAGTAAACTGCCTGAAGACCACCTCTGAAATGGGCCAGGACACCCTGCTGATAATCTATCAGAGCCCCAAtctgtaaaaataatgaaaaccacTGCACAACAGAACAGGCTATCCCGCATCCAGCAGACGCTGACACCTTCCATCTCCTGGGACTGGCAGGTCATTGTGCGCTCTGCCTGCCCGTGGGGGCATCTACATAGAGGGAGGGAGACTCACACAGAAGGAGATGACACAACATCCAGTGAGAACATGCTAAGGGCAACTGCAGGAGCTTGTCTGAGGTCTGGGAGCAGTTGGGTCAGGAAGGGGGGCAGAGCATTCTAGAAAGTGGGACCTGCCTGAGCTGAAGACTTGTGAGTGTGTCTAATCACAGCGCGGTCTCAACGTTATACACTGAAAAATACAGATCTATCTAGCTATACACACACAGGGATTTGAGGCAGACTAGACCTGGTTCACATTTGGCACTGACCTTGACAAGCAGTCACCCTTGCAACCCCAGTGTCCTCGGGatgctgttgtaaggattaagatGGGGGGACACTTGTGGTTTGCAGCTCCTGTAAAAGCACAGTACACATCTGCCACCGCCATCATCAGGTATGCCGCCAAGGGAGGACTGGAAAGGAAGTAGCCACTGGCGGACGATGCCGGTCTCCGCGGGGCAGCATTAATGATGATtcctattttgcatttttattctcttctgcagttttctccttttctccacaatGAAGAGCTATTGtttttatagaaatttaaaagcatCATAAGTTACCTTACTCAGGAGTGAGTTCTACAAGGGTTGAGACACACAGCTGTATCCAGCTTTGGAAAAGTCCCTCCCCTTTCTGGGCAGTCTCCTCATTTGCCAAGCAGGCATTTCTTTCCCACCACTCACCTCAGTTGTGGTGAGTCAGATGAGATTCTGGGTGTAAAGGGGAACGGTTAAGTACCATAATATATGGGCAGGGGGTTACTGTTATTGATTTGCTGTGGGTGTTTTTCCCCCaagctgattcctccagcttttccTTCTGACAGCCTCTCCTCATTGTCTGACTTGAGAGAGAATGTAGTCaggttctttttctctccccaagaAAACGCCTTCAGCTAGAGACAGGAGGCACTTGCCCCATAGACAGATTCACAGGAAGAGAATTAAAGATAATTTACAAGTGGCATTTTTCTATATGCTTCTGGTGGCctggaggctcagaaagattgGGGTCGACTCCTCGAGTACCCccattacatatatacattttctctttctctctcacatgcatacacacacacacacatttttaaacacatttggGAACATGCCCTTTTGAAATCTAAAGTCTCACCTACTAGATCTTGAATATTTTACCATGCTCCTCAGCTCTCCGGGGAGTGTGCCTTTGAATGGCTGCACAGCAGGGCATCATTTGATGTACCACATTAGGCTGGGCAAGTCCCCATTTGGAAAGCTTATCACTGAAGTCTCCCTAAGGTCTACGAGTTCCCCGGCCCCCTCCTTCACTGGCTCCACTTTTGGAAGAGGAGAGGGGGCTTCTGCAAGTTCTCCTAGCAGCCTGCTAGAGAGCCTGCTCTTTTTACGCGTGAGCAGACAGGCCAGGTGCAGTTGAGAGGCCTGCCCCAAGACACAGCTGGTTAGTTGCAATGTGTGGACCAAAACAGGCTCCAAGGCTGGGTGCTGTAGCAGCCGGCATCCTGTGTTCCCTCCCCTGTCCCATCCCCTCCCAGTTGTGAGAGGGGCTTTTCACCCAACGAGGTTTCTTCAGCAACACTGTTTTGCATTTAGGAGAATttctttaacaaatgtttatagagCAGCTACTATGTGGTAGGCACTGGGGGATATAGCAGCGAACAGGGCCTCTACagaccctgccctcagggagcttgctGTCTGATGAGAACAAGAAGCAAAAGAGAAGTCAAACAGACAGATAAAAGCTTGGTCCAAGAAGGCCCAGGGGACTCTGAGTTTAAAGTGTCCTCAGAGAAAGCTTCTCGGGTGAGGGCTGAGCTAAGCCTGGAGGGGAGAAAAGAGCAAGttaccaggcagagggaacagcatgtacaGCAGCCTAGAGGTTGGCTTTGGGGACAGCCCCTTCCTGTCTGTATAATCTGGAGCCAGGGTTCCtcccagttatttatttatttttccggGGCATTTTTGTCTTTGCCTCACTGAGATAGCACTGTGTGTATAATTTGGCAAACGAAATTGAAAACAGTCAGTTGTGGTAAGCATTTCTCCCCTGTTGTTAAATATGTGtgctgagctttttaaaaaatgagtcatgAAAATTCCTTCTAGAGTTTATGCCATGGTTTACTCACCGTTTCCCTGTAGTTGGAGatttaggctgtttccaaatTATGACCATTAAAAGTAAGGCCATGGTGAACATCCTTTCACACAAAGTTTTGCTTTGTGCCGTGAATTTCAGCTTTAGGCTTCTCAGTGCCCCTTTCCCTCTAGCTCTTTTACCCGCCCCGGGTTTCAATGCCTCCCTCTGTCAAACAGAGATAAGAGCATCGACCTTTCAAGATGAAAGTTTAAGTGAGGCCACGTATAACCAGCAAGCCCCTCTCCTGGCAGGCCTGGCAGACCCCACAGTGttcactctcctccctcccagcctgcGGTAGACATGGCGGGGGGTCTCATATCCACAGGCAGATGAGGCCTCTGAGTCCTGGAGGGAGGCCGGGCGTGAATCCAGCCACGCTTCCTGAGCTGCTGCGGGGTGCCAGGTGTGGTGCTAGGAACTTGAGACAGTATTTGTGGTCTTCAGAACAGCCTGCAAAGTTGGGAGcatcatctccatttcacagatgagaaaacagacgcACAGAGGAGTCAAATGACCCCTCTGAGGTTGCACAGTGACCTCAGGCAGAGGAGGACTAAAACTGGGCCTCCGGTACCCAGCAGACCTCTCACAGGGCCTGTTTctacttctctctccttcttggtGTCCAGACGTGTGACGGGGGCCGCATGGCCTCCACCCTGCGCTACTGCATGACGGTCAGTGGCACGGTGGTTTTGGTGACCGGGACACTCTGCTTCGCCTGGTGGAGTGAAGAAGATGCAGGTACCCAGCCTGGCCAGCCGGCCCCGCCCACTGGACCCCCCAAGCCTCAGGCCCCCGGTCCCCTGCTCAGGTCGATCAGCTTCTTCTGCTGCGGTGCAGGCGGCCTGCTGCTGCTCTTCAGCCTGCTGTGGTCCGTCAAGACCAGCACCCAGGGGCCGCCTCGATGGTACCCATATCGCCTCTCCAGAGACCTGTACTACCTCACTGTGGAGCCCCTGGAGAAGGAGAGCTGCAGGTCAgcagggccgggggtgggggggccacaGGCGGGGCAGTGTGACACCATCAGCCATTTACTTAGCAAAATCTCACGGGGTTTCTCCTCTGGACCAGGCCTTGCCTATGCCCAGGGGTCTTGGAGGCTGATTGGCACTCCTGGAAGAGTTTAAAGTCTCTTGACAGAGGCAGACTTTGACAAATCAAAGTAGTTAAAGCTGTGAAAGAGGGTAGACATGGTCCTGTGGAGACATGGAGAAATCCAGGAGGGCTTCTTGGAAGAGGTGGCAGTGGCACTCAGCATACAATAGTAGCAAACACCTGTATAGTACTTAAATGAGATGGTGTATGTGAAGGAcacagcccagagcctggcacatagtaggagcacAACAAATGTCAACTTTTCCTCAGGTAGATAAGGTGGAGGCAGGCAGAAgaacatgtgcaaaggcccaggggtgaggtggggaatGAAGACAAAATCTTGTATTCAGACAATATTTCTCATCCTTTTTTTCATTATCACTCCCTCTAAGATGACTTTttagacaatttttttcttaatcctcCCGCACTAAATGTTAATACCATGGGTATACTGTATATTTGGTCTGTGTGTATATCTGTGCTTTATACATAAACACAGTATCAGCAGGATTCCAGGAACCAATTTTTGCCCTGTTGAGAATGCATGTATCTTACATGCCCTTATTATGTACTTACTCATTCATCAAGTATTGGCTATGCCTGCATATCAGGGGCCTGCATACATACTCCCCAGTCCGGCCCACCTGCAAGATAAGAATTACTGTTGTCTTTTATAGAAAAAGAGGGCGAGGGTTATACAGCAAGAAAGTAGCAGAGCCTGCTGGCTGCGAAGCGTGCATTCCCCCATACCACTCTGTCAGCACTGGATTTGCATGTATTAAGGGTTAAACCAGACATCCGTGAGCTGGCCTGGGACCTGGGCACCCTTCTTATCTTAGTTAGAGGGAAAGATGCATTCTGAGTTAAAGAATGTAACAGATTAGTCCCTGCTACTGGCCTGTGACTCCCTGAGGTCACAGACAATAGAGTATTCAACAGAGACCCCTTAGTCCAGTGGTCAGGCCTTGGTTTGACTACTGGCGGGCAGGGCGGGGCCTTGGGGACtcttcatttctcagatgagaaaCCTGGGTCCCAGAGAGACCAGTGACCTACCTGGTCACACAGTGTGTTAATGGTCAGTTGGAaccagaccaggccttggggcGCTCTGGACTGGAGCCTGTCCCTCCCCGCCCAGCCTGGCCTGAGCACAGAGGGTGGGTGTTGTCTGTACACACAGCCATGTTGACCCAACAGGGTCCGGGCCACAGCTGCATCTGTCAGGTGGGGCCACTTGGCCTTCATTCCCAGCCCGCCTAGGGAGGAACCCACCTGGGAGGCTGCAGGGTGCTCTTGACCTATCAGGTTCAGAGACCAAGTCTTAGATTCAGAGCTGGATGGATGTTGGGGAGGCTGCTTCTGCTAATGGCTCTTTCTTGGCCCTGGGGCTGAGCCCGCCTGGCCCTCCTGCTGAGAGCCCAGCATCTGGGCCCCACAGGGAGGCCACTCAGctgtccctgcccccagggccttGCTCTCTGCAGGTAATTCTGGGTTAGAGACAAAGGCCTTCTAGGCCAATGACTTGGGCAGGTCCATTGccctcttggggcctcagtttcctcatttatgcaTCTACTTATTCTTTCATGCATTTcaccaacatttactgaatacctaagTACGCAGGGGACTGACTATGCAGAAATGTACGAAACGGACAAAACCCCTGCTGTCAGGGGCTCCCACTTTAAGTGTGAGCCCTAAATGAGGTGGCTCTCAGGATCCCCCCACCCCTCAGTGAGTACAGCAGAAAAGGCATGGGGCTAGTCAGACATGAGGCTTTCAGTGtctgctctttcttttctaagCTGTGTGTTCTTGAGCCTGTTACTTAGACTCGCTGAGCTATGTCTAGTTCTTCCTCTGTCAATCCTGGAATTTCCCCTAGGATTGCTGTTAGGCTCAGGTGAGATGATAAATGGGGAGGTGTGTTCACTGCAAAGTTTGTAGTGAACTTTCTGTACTTTCATTTTATGACGTACTCTCATGCCCACTGATCTGAGCCTCACTGCTTACGAGGCAGTGTAAGGTTtaggtccattttacagatgagaaagctgaggtgtGGAGAGATTAGgagtcggggtggggggaggtatgGTGGGTCGAGCTGGTTTGGGCTTCGTAAGCAGACGGAGCTGGGGCTTTGTCGCTTAGTTAATGCACGGCCTTCACTCGCTGTGCGATGGCTGAGGGCTGCTACCCCCGGGCTTGTCATGAATGTGAAACAGAGAGCTTGAGTGTTGGGCAAGTAGTGTTTCATCCCTggtctcttccctctttccctactGTGTTTGCCTGACTCAGCTGAATGGTGGAGGAGCTGGTGCCAGGCCCGGATCTCCTGTCCCCACCAGGCTCCAGAGAGCAGGGCAAACCCCAGCCTCGCTGGAGCTTCCTGTGCATGGAGACCACAGCGGCCCACCCACCCCGCACAGCTGCAGGGAGCTGCATCTAGAATACACCATGAGTGGGCCTGCCCCTGACGTGTGCGATATGGTCACCCTGCCTGGGGCTTCATGTTTCCCAAGTTTCCAGCCTTCTGAACTATGACTGTGGTGACCTGGGGCTGGGTGGGCCCAACGGGCTAGGTGGGGTGATGTGAGGGCTAGTGCACCTCTGCCCTCTAAGCAAACTTCCTGCTGTGGCAGCTGTGCCCTGCCCCGCCAGCTGTTGCCTGCTGGAGCGGCCCCAGGCACACCCACAGGCTGCCTCATGTCTGCGGGGCTTGGAGAAGTAGGGGGCAGCAGGGGCGTGGCGGGGAGGTGAGCGGAGCAGGAGATGTGGGGTTCTGAAAGCCTGATCACCTGTATTTTCCTGAGTGTTGTCAAAgcattttccattttccctttccctgaatctataaaatggttattttttcctcattttataaatgaggagaaagaggctcagagagggtgtgAACATAGCCTAAGTCACCCAGCAACTGAACCTAGCTTGTCTGCCTCCAGGAGCAATATTCTTTGCCTGCCCTCACCTCAAAGGATGCTGGGAGTCAGAGGTGGGGGAGACCCCTGATCTGATTCCTCAGTTGCAGCTCCTGGGCTCCAGAGGAGGAGGGTCTGGGAGAGAAGTTTGCAAAAGCACTGAAAGGGGAGCCCAGGTTTGGCTCCTGGATGGTGCCCTCCAACAGACTGGCACACAGTCTGCTCCAAGACCCTGGTCATGTGGTCCCAAGGGGCTGCTCTGAGGGCTGCAGTGGACATGGGCTGAGAAGACACGTTGCCTAGAGGCGGGCCATGTCCACGGGGGGTGATGGGTGCTCCCCTGAGGAGCAGCAGATTCCTGGCACAGCACCCCACCGCCCCTGAAGCGAAGTCCCCTCCACTGCCTCATCTGTCCTCCAGCCAGCCTCCTGCCATCGGCCCTCCCCTCTCTGGACAGGCTGATTCAAACTGAACTGCTTCCCTGCCGCCTCCAAActgatgaccttgggcaagtgacagCCTCTCGAGCCTGTGTGGCGCCTGCCAGCAGGAGATCTGTGATAACTTCTGTTCCCCACGCCCCTTCCCCATGaagacctttttttttcagtactgtttttttttttaattattatttttttatttatttatttttggctgcattgggtctttgttgctgtgtgcgggctttctctagttgcagtgagcgggggctacccttcgttgtggagcacgggcttctcattgcagtggcttctcttgttgcagagaacaggctctaggcacgtgggcttcagtagttgcggcatgcaggctcagttgttgtggctcacgggctgtagagcgcaggctcagtagttgtggtgcacgggcttagttgctccacggcctgtgggatcttcctggaccagggatcgaacccatatcccctgcattggtaggcggattcttaaccactgcaccaccagggaagtcccctccatgGAGATCTTTGAGCTTTGTTACCAGCTCGCATCTATGGCGCCTGTGCTAAGGGCTCCTTTGTTACCTCCTTTAATCTTCACATGGTCCTGTGAGGTAGGTGCCCTTACTGTCCCCATTAATGGATGGGGGAACTGGGGCCTAGGTTAACAGAGTTCCTGACCCATGATCTCCTACCAAGAATGTAGCTGAGCAGGGAGTTGAACCAGCCAGTGCTGACTCATAACCAGCCCTCGAGCCACTTGGGGTGGGAAGGGACCTCCAGGGTTGCCTCGTCAGCCCCCATATCTGGCAGTATCTTCTCAAAGCAACAGCAGCCCCGACATAGGATCAGCGACACTCCTACCCCCAAGGTCCTAGGAGGGGAAGGAACACTGTCTCCCCAGAGGGGACCCTCCAGGGCCCTGAGAGGACTGAGGGCCAGCCTCACTGCCATCACCGTTGGTGTGGCTGGGATGCAAACGACCTGTTCTTGGAATCTAGTGGCCAGAGGCTGGCCAGAGTAGCCTCAGAGGATCTGGTCTCTACCTCAAGTCCCTCCAGGGTGGTTCATCTGGGGGAGATGGGGGAAAGTCACAAGAAAGTCAAGCTGTTTAGAGATAGATGTGGTTGACTGGGTAGATAGTGAGCTCTCCATCTGTGGAGGTATGCAAGCAAAGGTAATCACTTGGCGAACTTACCAAATCAGGGCCTCAAGCATCCAGATGGGCAGGGGAACTGAGGTTGCCCATCCTGCCCTGAGCATCCACGACTCCAGCTTTTGTAAGGGAGATTAAGCTGAAGTCTTTTCCCCATGGACCATCACTCAGTCTTTCAACAAACATCCCCAAGCGTCAATCCCTGGACCCTCAAAGTCAGTCCCTGCCCTAGGGGGCAACCAGGTAGGGTCCGTGCAGTGACGGGAGAACCCTGTGGGGGCCCAGAGCAGGGAGTGGGAGCTTTGCTAGGGAAGGTCAGGAGAGCTCCCCAGAGAAGACTCAAAGGACAAGCGGGGGTTGACCAgcagggaaggggtgagggaggtgggaaggactTTTCCTGCAGAGAGAACCGAGGGCACAGAGGGTGTGGTGAGCCTGTGTGGGGAGCTAACTGCATGGAGAACTAACTatagggcagggagggtggagtgggggagCTGAGCTTGGCAAGGGGCCGGC
Encoded proteins:
- the TMEM61 gene encoding transmembrane protein 61 translates to MAAPKTCDGGRMASTLRYCMTVSGTVVLVTGTLCFAWWSEEDAGTQPGQPAPPTGPPKPQAPGPLLRSISFFCCGAGGLLLLFSLLWSVKTSTQGPPRWYPYRLSRDLYYLTVEPLEKESCRSPEVVAIPTYEEAVHCPLAEGPPTPPAYSVEEDLQYSASGGAPLGAQPPLPPPSYKSLILAAGGISGGTIPGAAGPGPVQTAGEEDNGLLAGPEAGNK